AATAGAGTAAATATTCTTGAAAACATGCTTTTCTGACTTCACCATGGTAATGGAGAGATACCGTGATTTTGTCGAAAAGGGATCTGTTCCGTAAACGGGCCTTGGGTTAATATAAAAAAATAGATGAACTGTTTACGCGCTCCGATAGTGAAAGGAACATCGTCATGGCGAATCCTCCCCCAAAGATTAATCTCGGCGGCCTAGCTCGTCGACTGGTTCAGGATGGTAAATTAACCGAAGAAACTGCTCAACAATATTCTGAAAAAGCGATCCGGGAAAAAATTTCTTTTGTCAATTTTTTAGTTCAAACCAACCTGGTTTCGGCAAAAGATATTGCGCTTGCGGCCTCCCAAGCGTTTGGTGTTCCCCTCCTTGACTTAGACAGCGTGGATCTGGACGAAAAAATTGCCAAGGTCGCGGGGGAAAAATTAGTGCGCCAGCATCAAATTCTCCCTATTTACAAGCGTGGTAGCTGTCTTTTCGTCGCAGTGACTGATCCGAGCAACCTTCAAGCCCTAGACGAAGTTAAATTTCAAGTAGGTGCCGCGATTATTGACGGTACCCGGGTGGTGGTAACCGAAGCGGTGGTCGTGGAGCAGAACAAGCTCTCGCAGGCCATCGACCGGATCATGGTGGCGGCGACACCCGTTCTGAAAGGTCTGGAAGACGTAGATCTCGAAAATTTGGATATTCAAGGAGGCGAGCCGGATTCGGGCCAAGAGGCCGTTGATTCAGAAGTAGACGAAGCACCGATAGTACGTTTTGTCAATGGTGTTTTGCTTGAAGCCATTAAGAATAAAGCCTCGGATATTCATATTGAACCTTATGAAAAAAGCTGTCGGGTACGTTTTCGTCAAGACGGCATTCTCCGTGAAATCACCTCAGTTCCACCAACGCAAACGACACGGGTGGTGGCGCGAGTCAAAGTAATGTCGAAGATGGACATCTCGGAACGACGTATTCCCCAAGACGGGCGCATCAAGATGCACCTATCGAAGACCAATGCCATTGATTTCCGTGTCAATACTTGCCCAACTCTTTGGGGCGAAAAAATCGTGCTGCGTATTCTCGATCCCTCACAGGCCAAGCTCGGCATTGATGCGCTAGGATATGAGCCGGAACAAAAGGCTTTATTTCTTAAAGCAATTCATCGCCCTCAAGGAATGGTGCTGGTAACCGGTCCAACGGGTAGCGGTAAAACAGTATCCCTATATACCGCAGTTAATATCCTTAATAAACCAGGACATAACATTTGTACTGCGGAAGATCCCGTGGAAATCAATCTGGAAGGAATTAACCAGGTCAATATCAACGCTAAGGTGGGTCTGGATTTTTCGAGCGCTTTGCGCGCTTTTTTACGTCAAGACCCCGATGTAATCTTGGTGGGTGAGATCCGCGATAAGGAAACCGCTGAAATTGCCATTAAAGCCGCCCAGACCGGGCACATGGTGCTCTCCACGCTGCATACCAACGACGCGCCACAAACCCTCACTCGTTTGGTGAACATGGGGATTCCGGCTTACAATATCGCATCCAGCGTCAATCTCATCATTGCCCAGCGTCTGGCGCGACGTTTGTGCCCGCATTGCAAACGCATTGTCGATCTCCCCTATGAGGAATTAATCAAGGAAGGATTCCAGGAAGAAGAAATCAAGGGACTTGAAATCTATGAACCTGTAGGGTGCGATAAATGCACGAATGGCTATCGCGGCCGTGTAGGTATTTATCAAGTAATGCCCATATCGGAAGCGATGGGCAGAATTATTATGGCGGAAGGAAACGCCCTTCAGATTGCCGATCAAGCTAGAAAAGAAGGGATTCCCGATTTGCGTCGTTCCGGCCTTAACAAAGTTCGCCAGGGAGTTACCAGCCTTGCGGACATTAATCGCATTACTATTGACTAACCATGCCCCCAAAAAATACTCAAAAACCTGCTTCCACGAAAGCCGCTCCCACTATTGAATTGTTTATTTGGGAGGGAATCGATAAACGCGGCACGCGTATAAAAGGCGAAATTCGCGGTAATAATGTCGCACTGGTCAAAGCGGATCTCCGTCGTCAGGGTATAAATCCGCTCAATGTGCGAAAAAAACCGACCCCGTTGCTTGCGGGTTTCAATAAAAAGAAAATCATCCCCAAGGATATCGCCGTTTTTGCCCGGCAACTCGCCACCATGATGTCATCTGGAGTCCCTCTCGTCCAAGCGTTCGAGATTGTTGGTCGTGGACATGAAAATCCATCAATGCAAGAATTGATTCTATCCATTAAGGCGGATATCGAGGCGGGTGCGACCTTGGCGGAGAGCCTGGCAAAAAATCCACTCTATTTCGACAAACTTTTTTGTAACCTGGTATCAGCCGGTGAAAAGGCTGGTATCCTGGAAAGTCTGTTGCACAAGGTCGCTATTTACAAAGAAAAAACCGAGGCTCTTAAGGCTAAAGTCAAGAAAGCGATGTTTTATCCTACCGCCGTCCTTATAGTAGCCTTCATTATTACCGCTATTTTGTTGATTTTCGTCATTCCCCAATTTGAAGAATTATTCAAGGGATTCGGTGCGGAACTACCAGCCCTGACCGTAATGGTGATTAATATGTCGAAGTTCTTCCAGGAATATTGGTGGTTAATTTTTGGCGGTATTGGTGGATTTATTTATGGATTAAAAGCATTGCATAAACGTTCAGAGGCTTTTCAATTTTTTCTCGACCGACTGACGTTGAAAATACCTGTCATGGGCGAAATCATCGTTAAATCGATCATCGCACGTTTTGCTCGTACTTTATCCACAATGTTTGCAGCAGGCGTGCCACTGGTGGAAGCCATGGAATCAGTCGCGGGTGCCGCCGGTAATAAGGTTTATTACGACGCCATCATCGTAATGCGCGAGAGCATTTCCACAGGTCAACAACTTCAGGTTGCCATGCGTGAAGCAGGACTCTTTCCCAACATGGTGGTGCAAATGGTCGCCATCGGTGAGGAAGCTGGCGCCCTGGATAAAATGCTGAGCAAAGTTGCTGATTTTTTTGAAGAAGAGGTCGATAATCTGGTCGATAGCCTTACCAGCCTAATGGAACCGCTCATCATGGCTTTCTTGGGTATCATCATTGGTGGCCTGGTGCTTGCCATGTATCTACCAATTTTCAAAATGGGAGAAGCGGTTGGGTAGTCCGAACATTTTTATCCCAGTGAATAATTTACTGGTTTTTCCTATTTGGTGGATTGCAGCGACGGCGGGTCTGCTGGGCTTGGTAGTGGGGAGTTTTCTAAACGTGGTGATCCACCGTCTCCCCAGAATGCTTGAGCGGC
Above is a genomic segment from Gammaproteobacteria bacterium containing:
- the pilB gene encoding Type IV pilus assembly ATPase PilB, which gives rise to MANPPPKINLGGLARRLVQDGKLTEETAQQYSEKAIREKISFVNFLVQTNLVSAKDIALAASQAFGVPLLDLDSVDLDEKIAKVAGEKLVRQHQILPIYKRGSCLFVAVTDPSNLQALDEVKFQVGAAIIDGTRVVVTEAVVVEQNKLSQAIDRIMVAATPVLKGLEDVDLENLDIQGGEPDSGQEAVDSEVDEAPIVRFVNGVLLEAIKNKASDIHIEPYEKSCRVRFRQDGILREITSVPPTQTTRVVARVKVMSKMDISERRIPQDGRIKMHLSKTNAIDFRVNTCPTLWGEKIVLRILDPSQAKLGIDALGYEPEQKALFLKAIHRPQGMVLVTGPTGSGKTVSLYTAVNILNKPGHNICTAEDPVEINLEGINQVNINAKVGLDFSSALRAFLRQDPDVILVGEIRDKETAEIAIKAAQTGHMVLSTLHTNDAPQTLTRLVNMGIPAYNIASSVNLIIAQRLARRLCPHCKRIVDLPYEELIKEGFQEEEIKGLEIYEPVGCDKCTNGYRGRVGIYQVMPISEAMGRIIMAEGNALQIADQARKEGIPDLRRSGLNKVRQGVTSLADINRITID
- the pilC gene encoding Type IV pilus assembly protein PilC codes for the protein MPPKNTQKPASTKAAPTIELFIWEGIDKRGTRIKGEIRGNNVALVKADLRRQGINPLNVRKKPTPLLAGFNKKKIIPKDIAVFARQLATMMSSGVPLVQAFEIVGRGHENPSMQELILSIKADIEAGATLAESLAKNPLYFDKLFCNLVSAGEKAGILESLLHKVAIYKEKTEALKAKVKKAMFYPTAVLIVAFIITAILLIFVIPQFEELFKGFGAELPALTVMVINMSKFFQEYWWLIFGGIGGFIYGLKALHKRSEAFQFFLDRLTLKIPVMGEIIVKSIIARFARTLSTMFAAGVPLVEAMESVAGAAGNKVYYDAIIVMRESISTGQQLQVAMREAGLFPNMVVQMVAIGEEAGALDKMLSKVADFFEEEVDNLVDSLTSLMEPLIMAFLGIIIGGLVLAMYLPIFKMGEAVG